The sequence GCTTCCCGTTGCTGCCCTTTATCAGGAGCTAGTAAAGTTGCCATGTCAAATGACTTGCGCTTTTCTTGAGAAACCTCAACTTTCTCCGAGACGGCTTCATCCTCTCCTTTCTGCTCATCGTTGTCGGTTACTTTGCATTCCAGAACCTCCTCTTGTTCTTCGGAACTGGCTCCCACTTCTTCGCTGCTTTCCGCTTTACAGACCACAACGTCTTCTTTGGAACATTCACTGGATGTTCTTCTGCTTTTGTGAGAACGCTTTtgaattcttcttcttctgaagTCTCCACGCCGAAAGTCGTCGTAGTACAAGGTGCTTATCGCCCAGAAGTGGCCTTTCCCATTTGGACTGCGACCAGCTTTAACAAAGCAGTCGTTTAGGGAGAGATTGTGGCGAATGCTATTTCTCCAGCCGGTTCCTTTATTTCTGAAGTAAGGGTAGTGAGAAAGGATGTAATTGTAGATGTCGCTCAAAATAAGCTTTTCCTCAGGCGAGCTTAGAATCGCTTCAGCGATAAGTCCAATGTAAGATTGACTCGGTTTCTCTTCGTCAGAATATGGAGCAAATCGGAATTGACTGAAGCGTTCCTTCCAAAATGATGGGTAAGCTGGGCCCCCAAATGAACACATAGGCCACATTGGTGAGCTTGAAGGCTTCAGAACGTGATCCATTGCTGAGGGACCGAATGCTGGAGAATATGGCCCCCATACTGACCATAAATGACGCGAAAAAGGCAATTGGTTTGGATGGCTTGGACGCCATTGGATGTCTGTAACATCTCGCTCTTCCTCGGCCTCACTGGTAGGCGATTTTGGAATTGCGACTGGAGTAAAGGCAGACCCACTAACTTCACTTGACGTGATCATTTTCAGTCAGATAGAATTAAGGTTCTCTCAATCAAGGAGTTCACGACGCGATTACTTGTGTTGCTGGATGATGCTCGCCTTTTGTATTGAGTGCGATTGTTGTATTGAGGTTTGATTGGCTAATAGTGTATCAATATTTCGGCTAAATAATGCCAGTGCTACTACTGGCTGGTAT is a genomic window of Acropora muricata isolate sample 2 chromosome 8, ASM3666990v1, whole genome shotgun sequence containing:
- the LOC136925314 gene encoding forkhead box protein C1-B-like, with the translated sequence MITSSEVSGSAFTPVAIPKSPTSEAEEERDVTDIQWRPSHPNQLPFSRHLWSVWGPYSPAFGPSAMDHVLKPSSSPMWPMCSFGGPAYPSFWKERFSQFRFAPYSDEEKPSQSYIGLIAEAILSSPEEKLILSDIYNYILSHYPYFRNKGTGWRNSIRHNLSLNDCFVKAGRSPNGKGHFWAISTLYYDDFRRGDFRRRRIQKRSHKSRRTSSECSKEDVVVCKAESSEEVGASSEEQEEVLECKVTDNDEQKGEDEAVSEKVEVSQEKRKSFDMATLLAPDKGQQREAGLVLPVYPRAYDPNLMYSSYQMHSGGYIRAQTTSAYDRLRVSESTKLIFPYNYRVAC